The Mytilus edulis chromosome 4, xbMytEdul2.2, whole genome shotgun sequence nucleotide sequence TTACCGGTAATTGAACCCAGTTTCTCAACATTTTGGTCTCATTTTAGATAGTCtcacatgtatatacatattttacaCATTAAATAAATCCTGAAAGATGTAAACATTATAAATATGCAATTATGTACTATTATGTATCTGCAACTATGTCAAGTTAAAGTCATCTGAATTTGGCTGTTTCACTTGACAAAAAGAGATTGCTGTGTCAACTTTGTTTATTTAACATCTCCTTTAATTTCTATTCATAAACAAAATTGAATACTTGCAAAACTACTAACACTTAAAATTGCTTTGGGTGTAAaatttacttttactgttaactgATTATTAAACTACAAAGAAAAATGTATCAAACCCTTTTTCCAAAAATATTTTGATGGCATTGGCATGACCATATCTTGAAGCTAGCATTAATCCAGTCCACCCATTATCATTTCGTTCATCAACTATTACTGTAGCtgcaattaaaataataataaatttatataataacaattttGCATTTACAATTTGCATGGTTTACATTTTCTGGCATTACCCATATTGGCCATTGTAAAACATAGAGACTGAAGACCTTCCCATTGAAATAACATAGAAATTGAATATTAATCTGCAAGAGCACCAGTAAGCTGGTTTGATAATTTTGTTGAATTGATGCCACATCACgatgaaaaaaaaaggtttatagcACAAgaaaatacaaatctatgtaaTAAACTGTATAAATATACAAAAGAATAATTTATCTGCTTTTAAATGTATTGGTATACATGTACTCTAATCTATTCCAATGTGAAACGTATACAGAATGCGTTTCTTcaattaaataaaactttaatcATTAAAAATCACTTCCAAACACTTTTTCTAACTGACTACtgcggattcatttattttcgtgggtatcaattttcgtggattgaggaaaacttgcattttcgtggatatttgatttcatcggtttgccaatctctgcatgcaaaacctataaaaaaaattgtaattcgtTGAATACTTGAATACATGGTTCAACTGTTCACCCGAAAACCCCGAAAAATTGGCATccaacgaataaaaatgaatctacagtattttgtcatttgattgatGAAAGTTACTTGCTTACCTTTCAGTAGATGTGCGAGTTCTTCAATATTACCATTAGCTGCAGAATCAAAGAATCTATCAACAAATGGTTTCTTAGCATCGTCAGGTCCAATTCTAGATTCAGAGCTCATCACTGATAAAGGTCTGAAAATTACAAATGAAATTCAAATAGATGTAGAAAGggaaaaaacaacatataaaatagcaatattttgcatatagttatcaaaggtaccagtcaATTTCTCTGACACTGAAAAAGCCTTTGTTTGATGAAGCACATTATATCTGGTACATCTGCGAGATTGTTGTTTGTTCAAAACCTGTTCTATACCCttaaatatcaatttattgaTTGTTGGGTGCTTAAGGTTCAGCATAAGCTTTTGCAAATAAGGCTGTATTTACACTACAAacacagacaaacctgtgcatcttgAAAGAGTATGGCGGCacctagataaataaaatttaaaatgcatttaaagTTTCAGAATATTaaaaacttttctagattttactattaatttttttttgttcctgCACGACCTGCAGTTATGCAGTcaaaggtgccaaaataaacttaGTTGGGAAAGAAgtttgagaagctcccctcatataatacatgttgttagttatattgatttaaatggacaatagacatCTACCAAAAAAGTCAAATTTAGATGAtgtaaactgtgtaactgagttgGCTGAATGAAACTGAATAACTGTCAAAAAAAACCACTTCGAAATCAAAaggtaagttttcaattttctgaaacatagacTTCATATATTAAACTATTGAATATCTAGGTCCTGCCATGCCTTAATATGTTCCTAGATGCATCAATTTGTCTGTACTCAAAGTAGATTTTGTGGTGTAAAAACAGTCATATTTTCCCATTCCTTTAGATGAATGATCTACATCTACATTCTACGTTGAACTGTCAATCTTTACCAATACTCAACGCTTCTAGTGGGAGCaagaaaaagaataattttgtaagtcaagataaccaaaaatacGTGTATACAAGCGAGAATAAAGtatgacagaaaaataaaataaaaagtaaaatagtaataaaacaaagtaataaaaaaaagaaaagggggttcccattttgtttttgttcatctGGCCTGAACCAATCCGGCTTCCGAGGCGGTACCAGGAAAATAATCCCTGCTGGCACAGCTCCAGTCCATCATTTGACTTACTTTGCAAATGAATCTTAGATAATTATAACACCCCCCCCCTTAAATATAGCCTAATTTAACCCCAACCCTTAATACTTTAAAAGGACCAGGGATCCCAAAGGAATATCAAAATTTGCAGAAGTCATACAATTAcctatacaaatattttacatgtttcagATGTCTATACTGAGACAACAGTGTCAGCATCTGTCAAAATGATGTCCTATTTCCTGACCTGTACAAAGTTCACAACAGCTGACaggttatttcttaaaaaaactaattttattgtTATCTCTTTCGGTAAATATGTTGAgacattatcaaaataaattgGTATTAAAAATGAAGGGTTGTATAAGTTTAGGTCTTTATATTTAGAACTTTGATTATCAGTGTCCCTTAGGAGCCTCTATATTTGTCTATCGTCAAGCTCTTTCGTGGTGGAGGAAATTTTAACCTCTGGTCTCTGTTGCGTTTtatgatatcatttataattaGGTCGTTTAACATAAAGGCAAGATGTTAATTGACATTGagcaaatcaaaacaataaaaaaattattttggaaTGAAAAATGACAACATGATAGATAGATGACCTTTTAATCTGTGCATCAATTCTTCCTTACCATTAAAATGGACAACTTAGAAGAGCTAGCAAAAACAAGAAACTTGTTAGAACAATTAAACATAGGCGTCATAAGAAATCTAGGTATACATAATACACTTCGAATCACAGaaacaggcacttgtttctatatCCATTGCATGTTTTTTTGGTCATAATGTTaagaattttataaatagatttaaacaaaaaatgtgaTCTTCAGGTAGAGTTTTACTTTCTAGTTTTAAGTTTTAACTTAAAcctaaaacaacaaatataatagcAAGTTGTTTCTTAGTGATCCTTGATCACAAATATAGCTGATTAGTTTGAGGAGAGTTGCATTGATATGGGGctgaagtccccaattacggtagaaaaatcaataaataaaaaaatagtgaaaatttatgaatttttcattctactaatgaactcaaaatcgttaactttttttttcagatctacttccttttccggtcttgtttgcatgagactttgaataaaatgtatatttatcaacatatcaacaaatatagcCAATAGGAAGGAATTCAACACCCGAATTGGccaataatttttaataattgtttgatatgaaaaaacgttatcggagaacagcgtttctttgtttacattgaatatggtGTCATAAGTTGAATAACGTCACAACTGAAACCAATATCGGAAACATAatggtatttccgtttcttttatcaatatattcgatttaaaaaaaaaattaatacagactATGACCCCATTCACATGAAATTTAACTTATTGTGcagtgaaaacgggaaatgaagtctagagGGACACTCGAAATGACAAAATactgagaattgcttacgtacatagtgtaagcaggGTACAGCAATCTGACAAAACAGAAAGCAGAATccaggatcagaaccccccaatgagacccccattactgacttgtctggcaaaacagccttTGGACGTTAGAGTAATCTCggactggaaaaaaataaacagttttgaGTTCATTAGCATGATTACAAATGTATACTAATTTTTTGTTTAGTTGATTTACTTCCTGTTATTGGGGACATATTGTGAAAACACTACTCAATATGACTCAAACATAATCTGTAAAAGTTAGATaatctgtttttcttatttttattttgtttcaaatggGAAACATTCATAATTGCTTGAACTCATGTAGGCAGTCAGTTATTGATAACACAACATTTCAGGATGTCCTTATTGCTATACATGTAGTATCattttctttttagaaaaaaagactgGTGTATGTAAAATTGAGATGGATCAAAGATCCCCAGCAGATCGTCATGCTGTTTTAATGTGGGAACAGGTAGAtttttttgaacatgttgaattttCAGTAAAGCAAcaattctaaaattttatttcattatctaTCATTTGCTGGTCACTTGTCTTCACTGTGGTTTTGAAAATTCAACAAGTAAAAGGAAATGCGGATTAACTTAAACATCAAtaagacagcaaaccaacaacacaaaacacaaaagacatttagagattgatattttatatagtCTTCTATAGTACATTTGGTTAGATGTCTATAGAAATTGTCAAATAGTTCCTCAAATGTAAAAAAGAaggaaatgaatttaaaatagatTATAAAGTTCTGATTTTAACAATTAGTTCCCTAAAAAAGTCTGAACATGTTacttataagtaaaaaaatagaTGGTGAGGACACGAAAAATATGAGACAATTAAACTGAGAAAGCTAACAGCCTTATTCATAACATAATCatttaccaaaaacaaatatgacagacatgaactatCAACAATCACTGAACTAAGTACATTCTCCTGACTTGTATATTAGGACAggcacagtggcggatccagaacttttcttaggaggggcccgctgactgacctaagagggggcccgctccagtcatgcttcaatgattccctatataatcaaccaattttttcccacgaaagggggggcccgggccccccagggccccccctggatccgcctatgaggCACATAATGAATGTGATGTGTTAAAAATGTTTGTGAGTGCTCAACcgtcccctaacctgggacagtggtgttagagcacaatatacaatgtaagaaactataaaaatcagttgaaaatgacTGAAGTCGTCAGATCAATAAAAAGCAGAAAGACATCTAACAAAATACACAGACTGGATGTGGCAGGGTATTCATGcatattctatatatatagcacaacataagaactataaaaatcagttgttgTAATAATCAATAATGTACAGTGAGTTACAAACATGCAAATACCTGCCAAGACCTACAGGTGTATGCAGTCAACTAAATTTTTTcaagaaacaattttaaaatagaaaCCGATAATCAACGACTTGAAGATTCATCAAGATTTTCAGTTTGTTatctttaattcattttaattatttatagaGAAATGGTTGCTTCCTGCCAGAAGATTTCAAGAACTTTTATTTGACAACTGATGGCTTCAAATTGACATGGAATGTGAAAATGGACAGTAAGTTACAGgctattatttcaacttggaattatttttaattatggaatttgcatttcttctgtttaattttttttaattcattccAGGTTTATTCTGTATTTGGTGTTCTGTGCTGCgtacaacactttctattacaaagaagataacacattttcaataaaatgtgcTGTGcagcgcacaacactatctatactaAATACATTATATGGAAAGTGTTATGCACCgctcaaaacattataatacagaataatcatggaatttgttaaaaatttcaagcacaagaaattatgcaaattccatgaATAAAATTAATCCCAAGTTGAAATAATAGCCTCTAAGTAcaatgttaaattatatttaaaaaatgtcaaaatgattaAAAAGAATACATGTGTATTCACAATTGAGATGCACATTTCCACAGTATAAATAATGAGACAACAAACACATGTGTACACCCAAGAATGGATGATAATGAAACTGCAAGCACCCTTATATAAatcacatttttcatgtcaggaCCATTTATAACCAACTTTCTGGTatagggttttctcattgttgaaggccttatagTTGCCTAGATAAATTGCCTACAAATGTACATCCACCTTATTTGAACTtcggtggataattgtctcattggcaaccataacTCATCTCCTTAAATATATTGATTGCACacatacaaaaaagaaaagattaattgcaaatatagaataaatataattcaattaaaaaaataagctcTCAGGTCTTTATTTctaaacttttataatatatttcttaaatatgTAAAAGTATTTTGATTTGCTGAAAACCTATTGTACTAATAGCTAAAAGTAAACtccaattttgattaaaaaattcaTGGATTAATTTAATGGTGacatatatgaaaaaaacaactgCCAAAGTTAAGGAAGATAGTTTgtctatttataaaaatgatatatattcaaatggGTTACTGTGTTTCATTAACTTTAAACAATGagattttttcattattatagGACCAGAGATATATAGACACCCTGTAGAACTGAGATTATCAGGGCTCTGTAAGCTAGCTGTGTCATTAgttcacctggcctaaaaggccaagtgagcttttctcatcacttggcgtctggcgtcgtccgtcgtcgttaacttttacaaaaatcttctcctctgaaactactaggccaaattaaaccaaacttgactacaatcatcattggggtatctagttttaaaaaatgtgtccggtgacccggccaaccaaccaagatggtcgccatggctaaaaatagaacataggggtaaaatgcagtttttggcttataactcaaaaaccaaagcatttagagcaaatctgacgcagtaaaattgtttatcaggtcaagatctatctgccctgaaattttcagatgaatccgacaatccgttgttgggttgctgcccctaaattggtaattttaaggaacttttactgtttttggttattatcttgaatattattatagatagagataaactgtaaacagcaacaatgttcagcaaagtaagatttacaaataagtcaacaggtccGAAATGGTCacttgaccactttaggagttattgccctttatagtcaatttttaaccatttttcgtaaatcttagttatcttttacaaaaatctctgaaactactgggccaaattaatccaaacttggccacaatcatcattagggtatctagtttaaaaaatgtgtggcgtgaccctgccaaccaaccaaaatggccgctgtggctaaaaatagaacatagtggtaaaatgtagattttggcttataactctaaaaccaaagaatttagagcaaatctgacatggggtaacataatctattaggtcaagatctatctgccctgaaattttcagacaaatcggacaacccattgttggtttgctgcccctgaattagtaattttaaggaaattttgcagtttttggttattatcttgaatattattatagatagagataaactgtaaacagcaataatgttcaacagagtaagatctacaaataagacgacaggaccaaaattgtcagttgaccccttaaggagttattgccctttatagacaatttttaaccatttttcgtaaatcttagttatcttttactaaaatcttctcctctgaaactactgggccaaatttatccaaacttggccataatcatcatttgggtatctagttttaaaaatgtgtggcgtgaccctgccaaccaaccaagatggccgccatggctaaaaatagtacataggggtgaaatgaagtttttggcttatatctctgaaaccaaagtatttagagcaaatctgacagggatgaATTGTTAagcaggtcaagatctatctgccataaaattttcagacaaaacagacaacctgttgttgggttgctgccccagaattagtaattttaaggaaattttgcagtttttggttattatcttgaatattataattgatagtgataaactgtaaacagcaataatgttcagcaaagtaagatctacaaataagtcaacatgaccaaaatttacagtttaccccttcaggagttattgccctttatagtcattttttaaaaattttcataaatttctgtaaatttttagaatatattttccactgtaattactgggccaagttcattatagatagagataactgtagcaagaagaatgtccagtaaagtaagatctacaaacacatcatgatcaccaaaacacaattttgtcatgaatttatctgtgtccattgtttaatatgcacatagaccaaggtgagcgacacaggctcttgagagcctctagtttttatgtTCACTTAATGTTTTatcttagtaatttttttttattcatgcatGATTGCACTTGTATCAAATTTGATACAACTTAATTATGTATACCTACATTGATCAAGGAATACTAATTAGAAAAGAGTGTATTAAATGTAATGGTTGcagaaaacaattttattaagagTGTCCACCAATAGGAGATTATAAGGGATACAGAGTCAATTCAAGACACATGCAACCACATTTGTATAAGCATGCATGCACTTGACAAAACACAACCAAAGGAACCACTATTCAATTCATGTACTATGAAAAAAAGTTTCTATTTGGTCTTCCCTATGGCATGTCACAGATTGTTGTGGAATCTGTTGAATAGACTTGTATtaggggggtaggaggggtcctgaaccccgaaatcccaggcttaaaaacatgaaatcctgaggtcccgaaattTGAATAccgacatcccgaaatttgaaaaaggAGTATCCAAATCCTGTAAGGATCAAacccgaaatcctgagcttaaaaacacctgaccccaacgtcccgaaaaaggtcctgcccccctcttgtatttataaaactttgaGAAGGTGTTTTGGGACAGATTGAAACTATTGTCCAATTCTTTCCTTAGTCACCACCTCACCAACTAGGAGGTAGCCATGCTTAAATCTTCGATATGCTGTTCTCAATACTCACTACTACTTGTGTCATATGTTAATACTAGTATGCACAATTTAACTGTACACATTTGTGTTAAATCTTCATGGTAGTTAAATCATGTATCCACAAAATCAATGTCATTAGTTTTGTCAATTTTCAAGTACCTAATTCTGTCAAAAAATCCAAGTTTGTTTCTGAGTCAACATTTGTTGGCTGTATTTGTAGGTGGGATCACACATTAATATTACAAATCATATATATAGCCATGCCTtactcataaacatgtttaatcaaatcaaatctaCATTTTTGTGCATTAAATACATTAATCTGTGaactatttataattttattttagaaaacaaGCATTGAGTTTAAACTTGAAAATGtaaactattttttatattttataaaagaaattacaaatttcaaaggTAGTGtgtgaaaatattaattttacaaaatcaggGACATCAAGTAGTGTATCATAATAAAAGTAAActtgtatacaaaaaaaatgaaaacatgcaatttctttcttttttgaacATAACAGAAgtttacaaattatataaaaaatttacACAGTTGGTTATTGCCTCAACTGCTAGGTTATGGTAAATGATCTTAGACTAGTAAAGACTGCTGAAGTTGATTCATGCAGGTGTTTCATCAGTAAATGATGTGTCAGAGAGTCAATATTTTCCATTGCTTAATCATCTATTTCATGTTAAGATGATATTTACATGAATCAAATTGAGGAATCCCTTCATTATAGAAACATAAATCTCATTAATTATTGCAATATGATGATTGTTTTTTAGATGGTCCTACTCCAGTTGGGAAGCTGTACATCAACAGAGTAAGTCAGTTGACCCGTATTGCTGGTAATGTGGCATCCAGTCATGTTAATCCTACATTGCTGGACCTAGAGGCAGACTCTGATAATGAAGACGAAGCTACAGGTTTGATGATTTTCACGTACAGGTGGCATTTCGTTAATAAAGCCATGCagataaataatatttatagataattaaagCCAACCAATAGTGACGGGTCACCCTAAAGTGATCAGTCTGTTTGTCCATTTGTCCATCCATCCATAAGTTGTGTCCCCTTTacaatttcaaagtttaaaagttCATATGTTAATAACCAACAAcagagggtatgtcataatgtatgtaaaacttccATGGCCGACGATCAAGGTCAaaatttggtttcagttgacaaacccatgtcctatggtaaaaaTTAGATTTATCATacatgaaaattttgaaatgatgATTTAAAGGATTTTCTCTTTACCCACACatcttataaaaaagaataggGAATTATATATTTCTGTAATTCATCTCAAAAGTCTGAGTatagccttcaacacagagcaaagGATCACACCTCCCAGCAAGACACTTATTACCCTTTCTGTTTAGTGAAATGGTTTGTTTTCTGCATTACATCTCTAGTATGAAAACCATATCTCTATTTTAAgagtttatagatataggaagatgtggtatgagtgccaacgagacaactctccatccaagtaacaacttataaaagtaaaccattataggtcaaggtacagtcttcaactTGGAGCCTAGGCCCccactaaacagcaagctataaagggccccaaaaattactagtgtaaaatcattcaaattcattttcttcttgtTAATGCAGCAATAAAGAtatgttttaattcaaattatcAGTTGGTTTATAGAATAAATTCATAACATGCATTGGTTCTCAATAAATAATGATCTTTGATATGCTATTTTCTAGGTATAGAGAAACCATCATTTGACAGCAGATGTAAGATATATGAAATGGATCCATGTGATGGGTATGGGAGAGTTTGTTTAGTTttcagagaaaacaaaacaggtaCAATTATGACAAATTTAGTAAATTACAATACAATGAATTACTTCGTTCATTagagtatatttttttaatttgaaaacggaaatgttattattatttataaggCAATGTTGCCTCTTATAGAAtgttgattttaataaatatttaattatacaaGTGGAGATGTAGATTAAAGAATGTGATGAACTATgttttaatattcatattttatttaaaggcTATAACAGATActttcatcatttattttaattttctcataCATATCTTACCGCCAGAGTGGTCTCTTTGTAGTCCCTTCACCTAAGGTGTGGGAGGTCTAGGGTTTGAACCCCAGCCAGTTTAAACTTAagactttaaaattcatatttgttgCTGCACCATTCTTAGCATGTGGCATTAAGGAGTAAGAGCAAAAAATGGTTGGCTgagagtcagaataatgtgtcaaTGTAAGGTGAAATGTCTTCCTAATGACTGTTACCTTATGAACTAGGTTGTTAAAAATTAAACCTCAGTGTGTctgtctagtacaaagcaggtaCAAATTCATACAAATTCGTAcaaattcatatttcatttacatgttctcatcctgaatatgcatatcaATTTGTTGCTGGATGTTCATACACAACCATCCATCATCATCATCTGATGTAATGAttatatagattccacaactgcaacaagtgtattacaacatttctccactcgagacagttaaattttaatatttaaagcgtgaggcttgccgagctttttaaataattaaaatttaactttcgagagtggagaaatgtcGTAATACATGAGTTGTattggtggaatctgtttctctgatgatttttatccttctttttcaaacgtttgaacttttttcatgatgtcacaataggaaaattcataagaaaccaagaaaatttaacatcacaattaaatttcgaccaatcattcatcgagaacagatttttcactagtgaggaaaaatattttttctcacaccaaacaagaaatgtgaaaatagtgcaaaaaattagagaaaattgAATTATCAACTCTAATAATAATGTGCTCATAATTCTGTTTGACAAGTAACATTCATACTCCTAGCTTAATGGAGTAATGTTCTATTTACAATTGATGTATTAATTGGCTCTAGTTGAACTTATCTTCTAATCTGTAATccttctgaatatgcatgaaatatttgtcactgtacATTAAGCAACCATTAATCAATCTATACTGTAGAACCTTTTTTAGCAAATAATCAACATGACAGAATgtataaaaaagcaaaaaaaaagaagaaaaaaaagttttgccaGTAAAATACATACCAAACATATTAAAAGATTAATGTTAGAACTTACTTCCTAAATGATAATGATTCAGTGATGTACACATGGAGATTTATTGTATCTTACAGAACAAAtgaaaaattaca carries:
- the LOC139520096 gene encoding tubulin polyglutamylase complex subunit 2-like isoform X2, coding for MDNLEELAKTRNLLEQLNIGVIRNLEKKTGVCKIEMDQRSPADRHAVLMWEQRNGCFLPEDFKNFYLTTDGFKLTWNVKMDNGPTPVGKLYINRVSQLTRIAGNVASSHVNPTLLDLEADSDNEDEATGIEKPSFDSRCKIYEMDPCDGYGRVCLVFRENKTGGNDPKTEVWFLDRSLRWHFLAESFMAYFRLMLMHLGLPQWQYGITDIGLSQQAQQWFNIYAPTRLELDRELLMGNGSEGQNKMPVLNLDVNKVFNKGKTDKKKPPAQTSQNQASFNKKKPIVSSAKTLATTTSTRNITASSSQISTKGTK